A single genomic interval of Ignavibacteria bacterium harbors:
- a CDS encoding glycosyltransferase yields the protein MPELSTFEIILLVIVAFYILQQIVFLFGFRQNLPRNEQYEPTVSIVVAARNEEKNIRACLESLSKIDYPKTKLEILMVDDFSTDGTGSIIDEFVNRFNFIKKVIPNENIISKPGKTNAVVNALNISHGEIVFTTDADCEVKSDWIKTQIKYFADEVGVVCGFTLQQSYSQFTGMQNLDWIYLLTVASGTINLGVPLSCIGNNMAYRRKAYEMVGGYQSIKFSVTEDFALLHKIHSSTNYKIVYPANPNALNISAPCDDFRTLYRQKHRWGTGGLDSKFAGYFVMAWGFLAHLLFIFQILFGSVLTLSMMSLKIISDLIFISIPMKRFGVLRQLKYFISFEIYFTVYVLILPMLVAFDKKIVWKERKY from the coding sequence TTGCCCGAACTTTCAACTTTTGAGATCATACTTTTAGTAATTGTTGCTTTTTACATTTTGCAGCAAATTGTATTTTTATTCGGATTTAGACAGAATCTGCCGCGTAATGAACAATATGAACCCACAGTATCGATTGTTGTCGCTGCGCGTAATGAAGAAAAAAATATTCGCGCCTGTCTAGAATCGCTTTCAAAAATTGATTATCCAAAAACTAAATTAGAGATTTTGATGGTCGATGACTTTTCGACTGATGGAACAGGAAGTATTATAGACGAATTTGTAAATCGATTCAATTTTATCAAGAAAGTTATTCCGAATGAAAATATAATTTCAAAACCAGGTAAAACAAATGCAGTCGTTAATGCTTTGAATATTTCGCATGGCGAAATTGTATTTACCACGGATGCTGATTGTGAAGTTAAATCAGATTGGATTAAAACTCAGATTAAGTATTTTGCTGATGAAGTAGGAGTTGTATGTGGCTTCACTCTTCAACAATCGTATTCTCAATTTACTGGAATGCAAAATCTTGATTGGATCTATCTGTTGACCGTGGCTTCCGGCACCATAAATCTTGGCGTCCCTTTGAGTTGCATTGGAAACAACATGGCATATCGAAGAAAAGCTTATGAAATGGTTGGCGGCTATCAGAGCATAAAATTCAGTGTTACTGAAGATTTTGCCTTACTCCATAAGATTCATTCATCAACTAACTATAAGATTGTTTATCCTGCAAATCCCAATGCATTAAACATTTCGGCACCTTGTGATGACTTTCGAACACTGTACAGACAGAAACATCGATGGGGAACCGGCGGGCTTGACAGTAAATTTGCCGGATACTTTGTTATGGCATGGGGATTTCTTGCTCATTTACTTTTTATATTTCAAATACTTTTCGGATCTGTATTAACGCTTTCAATGATGAGCTTGAAAATTATCAGTGATCTAATTTTTATTTCTATCCCAATGAAGCGATTTGGAGTTTTGAGGCAGTTGAAATATTTTATTTCATTTGAAATCTATTTTACGGTTTATGTGCTGATTCTCCCTATGCTTGTCGCATTTGACAAAAAGATTGTTTGGAAGGAACGAAAGTACTAA
- a CDS encoding polysaccharide deacetylase family protein, with product MISLTSPPVLVKTIFRDIIWENTIDELVLTFDDGPHPRATKKVLDVLTKNNLKAIFFLIGENAVQNLDLVKSIVDQGSYIANHSHSHFKNLFLTGIENIREQIFECQNVIENFPNNLKLFRPPFGRLKGKMKKISADIGLKTMMWTKLTEDWYGEQARIRNNVMEIKQRNSIILFHDNEYTSEIIGPALQDSISILNDKGFSFARTFNF from the coding sequence ATGATTAGCTTAACTTCTCCGCCGGTTTTGGTGAAAACCATATTTCGAGATATTATTTGGGAAAACACTATTGACGAATTAGTATTAACATTCGATGATGGACCACATCCAAGGGCAACAAAAAAAGTCCTTGACGTGCTCACGAAAAACAATCTTAAAGCAATTTTTTTTCTGATCGGTGAAAATGCAGTGCAAAATTTAGATTTAGTTAAATCAATTGTTGATCAAGGCAGTTACATCGCTAATCATTCGCATTCTCATTTCAAAAATTTATTTCTTACTGGGATTGAAAATATTCGTGAGCAAATTTTTGAGTGTCAGAATGTGATCGAAAATTTTCCGAATAATCTCAAATTATTTCGTCCACCCTTTGGAAGACTGAAAGGGAAAATGAAAAAAATATCTGCTGATATTGGACTTAAAACGATGATGTGGACAAAATTAACAGAGGACTGGTACGGTGAACAAGCAAGAATCAGAAATAATGTTATGGAAATTAAACAGCGAAATTCAATAATTTTGTTTCATGATAATGAATATACTTCTGAAATCATCGGACCTGCTTTGCAAGATTCAATTTCTATCTTAAACGACAAAGGTTTTAGTTTTGCCCGAACTTTCAACTTTTGA
- a CDS encoding glycosyltransferase yields MLILQIITGALTFIYSIFILYLTIGALRTKTSKYKNSFKVSLIIPFRNEQKNLERCLLSILNQSYESNLIEIILIDDHSTDSSDLIAQKFDKYKNVKYLSLNNVLPHVSGKKAAIEYGIKNSTGEIIVTTDADCWHDKYWIENLISSFDSDTGFVAGPVIYANQKNIFQKLQTLEFGSLVAIGSAMINNKNPLIANGATCAYRRELFYDVNGFQDNSALVSGDEEFLMQKIHFQTKKIVKFCYLEDSLTYTDACVSLSDFLNQRMRWVSKVRYYRNKLMLLPLSLIYLFYFSLGVLFICSLFSISVLKIFLAVFFTKMILDFIFLSVSFRYLTLQKYLSYIPIAELLHIPFIIIIPALGYLKKFVWKGRTFAR; encoded by the coding sequence ATGCTAATCTTACAAATTATTACTGGAGCTCTTACATTTATTTATTCAATATTTATCTTGTACTTAACTATTGGAGCGTTACGAACAAAAACAAGTAAGTACAAAAATAGTTTTAAGGTAAGTTTGATAATTCCATTTCGTAATGAACAAAAGAATTTGGAGAGATGTTTGTTATCAATATTGAATCAATCCTATGAGAGTAATTTAATTGAAATTATCTTAATTGATGATCATTCAACCGACAGCTCAGACTTGATTGCCCAAAAATTCGATAAGTATAAGAATGTAAAATATTTATCACTCAATAATGTTCTTCCACATGTATCTGGAAAGAAAGCTGCAATAGAATATGGTATTAAAAACTCAACCGGGGAAATCATTGTTACAACGGATGCTGATTGTTGGCATGATAAATACTGGATCGAGAATTTAATTTCTTCATTCGATTCTGACACAGGATTTGTAGCTGGACCGGTTATTTATGCAAATCAAAAAAACATTTTCCAAAAACTTCAGACCTTAGAATTTGGAAGTCTTGTTGCCATAGGCAGCGCCATGATAAATAATAAAAATCCGCTTATTGCTAACGGGGCGACTTGCGCTTATCGCCGTGAACTATTTTATGATGTAAATGGTTTTCAAGATAACTCTGCTCTTGTCTCTGGTGACGAAGAATTTTTAATGCAGAAAATACATTTTCAAACAAAAAAAATAGTGAAGTTTTGTTATTTAGAGGATAGTCTGACCTATACGGATGCGTGTGTAAGTTTATCTGACTTTCTAAATCAAAGAATGAGATGGGTTTCCAAGGTTAGATATTATAGAAATAAATTGATGCTGCTGCCTTTGTCTTTGATTTATCTTTTCTACTTTTCTTTAGGTGTTTTGTTTATTTGCAGTTTATTTTCAATATCAGTATTAAAAATATTCTTAGCTGTATTTTTCACTAAAATGATTTTGGATTTTATCTTTCTATCTGTTTCATTTAGATATTTAACACTCCAGAAATATCTATCTTATATTCCCATTGCTGAGCTTTTGCACATACCATTTATTATAATCATTCCTGCACTCGGCTATTTAAAAAAGTTTGTTTGGAAGGGAAGGACATTTGCTAGGTAA
- a CDS encoding flippase-like domain-containing protein, with protein MLRTINLRVSARAKSIAAIIFKILISAVLVIYLVNRISVTKLIEAFDSLNYLFFSVGVLLSILNIYSQYIRWRYILKIQNTSVSKLDVIKSLFTGYSAGIITPIRVGEYLGRKIPLKEFTVTEIITMTVLDKFSLLLNVVFWGGITSIFFLSFYYKVSYLIVSSLFVLFSFFFYLIFLLLFSKKFYLHIQERRKNIKVKFKVVHTIVQQIDKLESTSFLKLTSLALFNYIILVVQFAFLVMTFESNGGYFYFILCSVLMFFAKTLVPSVTFGEIGIRESASVYFLGIYGVSEAAAFNAALMLFFLNLLLPSLIGLYFIIKSKFNFAS; from the coding sequence ATGTTGAGAACGATAAATTTAAGAGTATCTGCTCGAGCTAAATCAATCGCAGCAATTATCTTTAAAATATTAATTTCTGCTGTGTTAGTAATTTATTTGGTTAATCGAATTTCTGTAACTAAGTTGATTGAGGCATTTGATAGTCTGAATTATTTATTTTTTTCAGTTGGGGTATTATTGTCCATTTTGAACATCTATTCTCAGTATATTCGGTGGCGATATATTCTGAAAATTCAAAATACTTCTGTTTCGAAACTGGATGTCATTAAATCTCTTTTCACCGGATATTCAGCAGGCATTATCACTCCAATTCGAGTGGGGGAATACCTTGGCAGAAAAATTCCTCTGAAAGAATTCACCGTAACTGAAATAATTACTATGACAGTATTAGATAAGTTTTCACTTCTATTGAATGTTGTATTTTGGGGTGGAATAACTAGTATATTCTTCTTGTCATTTTATTACAAGGTAAGCTATTTGATTGTTTCTAGTTTATTCGTTTTGTTCAGCTTCTTTTTTTATTTGATTTTCCTGCTGCTATTCTCGAAGAAATTTTACCTTCATATCCAAGAACGCCGCAAAAATATAAAGGTGAAATTTAAGGTTGTACACACAATTGTTCAACAGATCGACAAGCTAGAAAGTACATCGTTTCTAAAATTGACTTCGCTGGCGTTATTCAATTATATCATCCTTGTAGTACAATTTGCATTCTTGGTGATGACTTTCGAATCGAATGGGGGATACTTCTATTTTATTTTATGCAGCGTTTTAATGTTTTTTGCTAAAACTTTGGTTCCTTCAGTTACTTTTGGTGAAATAGGAATAAGAGAAAGCGCTTCAGTTTATTTTTTAGGGATTTACGGTGTTAGCGAAGCTGCGGCTTTTAATGCGGCACTAATGTTATTCTTTTTGAATTTGCTTCTTCCTTCATTGATTGGGCTTTACTTTATTATTAAAAGCAAGTTCAACTTTGCTTCTTAA
- the bshC gene encoding bacillithiol biosynthesis cysteine-adding enzyme BshC, translating into MFINFSDIPESPNIFLDYLYEFENVAKFFPTNFRNEEHVSKVLSSVRKSEKERERLVAFLREQNPTGKVSSLTSSNIETLKFQNSFAVITGQQLGFATGPLYTIYKTITSIKLAKFLSEKYSDYNFVPVFWLEGDDHDFDEVRSFKVLDNENSITTISYDDGLDAETNRGPMGEYTFDMTVEHNFEKLKVSLRETEFKSSLIEMLSKHYHAGATFKSAFIGLMREFFDEYGLVIFDPQSGIVKDSLRNIFKKDVEQFRFIAEELILRSASLEELYHAQVKIKPINLFYIEDSGRYAIDPTETDFRLKGKRKKFAIEELFEQIDFFPEKISPNVILRPICQDYLFPTAFYVGGPSEISYHAQIVPYYEILNLTQPVLYPRASATIIESRVQQILDKHELKLQDFFHDNEQLALKIADSSSEIKVADIFSRVEKEFLAVFEGLSEDIGLIDQTLIDVVSGAKLKTDQYLNVVREKTLAAQKRKNEVIFRQIYKTSNVLYPDENLQERELNFIYFANKYGLDFIKFVYDNLAIDKFEHQIINL; encoded by the coding sequence ATGTTTATTAATTTTTCTGACATCCCCGAATCCCCAAACATTTTTTTAGATTATCTTTATGAATTCGAAAACGTGGCAAAGTTTTTCCCAACAAATTTTCGAAATGAGGAACATGTCAGCAAAGTCTTATCAAGTGTCAGAAAAAGTGAAAAAGAACGCGAAAGGTTAGTTGCGTTTCTACGCGAGCAGAATCCAACCGGCAAAGTTTCATCTTTAACATCGTCAAACATTGAAACATTAAAATTTCAGAATTCATTCGCAGTAATTACTGGACAGCAATTGGGATTTGCTACAGGCCCGCTTTATACAATTTATAAAACAATTACATCAATAAAGCTTGCAAAATTTCTTTCAGAGAAATACTCAGATTATAATTTTGTTCCTGTGTTTTGGCTTGAAGGCGATGACCATGATTTTGATGAAGTACGTTCATTCAAAGTTCTTGATAATGAAAACAGTATAACTACAATTTCATACGATGATGGATTGGACGCAGAAACAAACCGAGGCCCAATGGGTGAATATACTTTCGATATGACTGTAGAACATAATTTTGAGAAACTTAAAGTTTCACTGAGGGAAACAGAGTTTAAAAGTTCGTTGATTGAGATGCTTTCGAAGCATTACCATGCAGGAGCAACTTTTAAATCTGCTTTCATTGGTCTGATGAGAGAATTTTTTGATGAGTATGGCTTAGTTATATTTGATCCGCAGAGCGGAATTGTCAAAGACAGTCTAAGAAACATCTTTAAGAAGGATGTCGAACAGTTTCGGTTCATAGCCGAAGAGTTAATACTTAGAAGTGCGAGTCTTGAAGAACTTTATCACGCTCAAGTTAAAATTAAACCTATTAATTTATTCTACATTGAAGACAGCGGAAGATATGCAATTGATCCGACCGAAACAGATTTTCGCTTAAAAGGTAAAAGAAAAAAATTCGCTATTGAAGAATTATTCGAGCAAATCGATTTCTTTCCGGAAAAAATCAGTCCGAATGTGATCCTTCGCCCAATTTGTCAAGATTATTTATTTCCAACAGCGTTTTACGTTGGTGGTCCATCTGAGATAAGTTACCATGCTCAGATCGTTCCATATTACGAAATACTGAATTTAACTCAGCCAGTTTTGTATCCTCGTGCAAGTGCGACAATTATCGAATCACGCGTTCAGCAAATTTTGGATAAACACGAACTTAAGCTTCAAGATTTTTTCCATGACAATGAACAATTGGCATTAAAAATTGCAGATAGTTCTTCCGAGATAAAAGTTGCGGATATATTTAGCCGAGTGGAAAAAGAATTTCTTGCTGTGTTCGAAGGATTATCAGAGGATATAGGTTTGATCGATCAAACACTGATAGATGTTGTGTCGGGCGCAAAACTAAAAACAGATCAATATTTGAATGTTGTCAGGGAAAAAACTCTCGCTGCTCAGAAAAGAAAGAACGAAGTAATTTTCAGACAAATTTATAAAACATCAAATGTATTGTATCCGGATGAAAACTTGCAGGAGCGCGAATTGAATTTTATTTACTTTGCCAATAAGTATGGTTTAGATTTTATCAAATTCGTCTATGATAATTTAGCAATAGACAAATTTGAGCATCAGATCATTAATCTCTAA
- the ugpC gene encoding sn-glycerol-3-phosphate ABC transporter ATP-binding protein UgpC has translation MAEVKLINVKKVYEGNVVAAQDVNLTVKDKEFVVLVGPSGCGKSTTLRMVAGLEEITEGELYIDEKLMNDVPPKDRDIAMVFQNYALYPHMNVFDNMAFGLKIRKFSKDEIKNRVEEASKILGIENLLKRKPKQLSGGQRQRVAVGRAIVRKPKVFLFDEPLSNLDAKLRVQMRTEISKLHQRLEATMIYVTHDQVEAMTMGDRIVVMKDGIVHQIDTPLNLYYQPANKFVAGFIGSPSMNFISGKIISENGLKFKSINSDLVFEIKKMEDKNLNKYIDKKIFLGIRPEDFEITDAIGENPSTVLIQANIEVVEPMGKEEFLYFQIEGEQIIAKIDSSMNLKASMKTVLGFDLKRCYFFDADSERRI, from the coding sequence TTGGCAGAAGTCAAATTAATCAATGTTAAAAAAGTTTATGAGGGAAATGTTGTTGCTGCTCAAGACGTTAATCTGACTGTGAAGGATAAAGAATTTGTTGTGTTAGTCGGACCCTCAGGCTGCGGTAAATCAACAACACTCAGGATGGTAGCTGGACTTGAAGAAATCACCGAGGGTGAATTATACATTGATGAAAAATTGATGAATGATGTGCCACCAAAAGACCGTGATATTGCAATGGTATTTCAGAATTATGCTCTCTATCCCCATATGAATGTATTTGATAACATGGCTTTTGGATTAAAGATCAGAAAATTTTCTAAAGATGAAATCAAGAATAGAGTTGAAGAAGCATCCAAAATCCTTGGAATAGAAAATCTGTTAAAAAGAAAACCTAAACAGCTTAGCGGCGGGCAGCGCCAGCGAGTTGCAGTGGGAAGAGCGATTGTCAGGAAACCAAAAGTATTTTTGTTCGATGAACCTCTGAGCAATCTTGACGCAAAGCTCCGCGTACAAATGCGTACAGAAATTTCAAAGCTGCATCAAAGACTTGAAGCGACAATGATTTATGTTACTCACGACCAAGTCGAAGCAATGACAATGGGCGATAGAATTGTTGTGATGAAGGACGGAATTGTTCATCAAATTGATACACCATTAAATTTGTATTATCAACCTGCAAATAAGTTTGTTGCCGGCTTCATTGGTAGTCCATCAATGAATTTTATTAGTGGAAAAATTATTTCTGAAAATGGATTAAAATTCAAATCAATTAATTCAGACTTAGTGTTTGAAATAAAAAAAATGGAAGACAAGAATCTTAATAAATACATCGACAAGAAAATATTTTTAGGAATCAGGCCGGAGGATTTTGAAATAACAGATGCTATAGGTGAAAACCCTTCAACCGTTCTCATCCAGGCAAACATTGAAGTCGTTGAACCAATGGGAAAAGAAGAATTTCTATATTTTCAAATTGAAGGCGAGCAGATCATTGCTAAGATCGATTCTAGTATGAACTTGAAAGCAAGTATGAAAACTGTGTTAGGATTTGATTTAAAAAGATGTTACTTCTTTGATGCTGATAGTGAAAGAAGAATTTAA